The sequence CGCGCCTGCCCCAACTTCAGTGCTGAATCAGGATTTTTCGCCATAAACACTTGTTCAATAGCAAATTCGGTGGGACTAAACTGAGTGATTAATTCACTAACACTGTCATGAATCAAGCGTAACTTATCGGCAAGCGACAGCGGCTTTGTCGGCGAGCCTGTCGCACGAATACAACCACTGCCTAAATAATGAAATTTACGACCATGCTTTTGAATAACGCCATATCCAGTTAACCGTGAGCCTGGGTCAATACCTAATATGACGCTCATGAGTCCTTAATTGTCCAACTTAGCCAATACATCATCAGAAATATCAGCGTTATGGTAAGCGTTCTGAACGTCGTCTAAGTCTTCCAGCGCATCCAACAGCTTTAAAAACGAACGTGCGCTGTCTTCGTCCAAATCGACTTTGGTGTCGGGTACCTGTGTGACCTCCGCGTTGGACGCTTCCAGCCCTCTAGCGTCTAGCGCGTCTTTAACGGGACCAAAGTTCTCCGGTGACGTCGTAACATCGAGGCCGCTGCCCGGATATTTTACGATGTCTTCTGCTCCGGCTTCCAATGCTGGCTCCATCACATCCTCTTCGGTCACATCGGTACCGTAGCT comes from Idiomarina sp. X4 and encodes:
- the ruvC gene encoding crossover junction endodeoxyribonuclease RuvC yields the protein MSVILGIDPGSRLTGYGVIQKHGRKFHYLGSGCIRATGSPTKPLSLADKLRLIHDSVSELITQFSPTEFAIEQVFMAKNPDSALKLGQARGAAIVAAARAGLPVAEYSARQIKQAVVGNGGAEKEQVQHMVVALLNLQKTPQADAADALAVALCHAQSAGSLLKMSGAAKKTVRGRLR